Below is a window of Vicinamibacteria bacterium DNA.
AACCGCGACGACGAGTATCAGTCCGGAGATGATGTTGTTCTCCAGCTCCTCGACCATGAGCCGTATCTGCTTCGACTGGTCTCCCAGGATCGTGACCACGGTTCCCGCCGGGAAGGTCCCCTCGAGGCGCTGCAGCTCTGCCTTGACTTCATCGGCCACTGCGATGAGGTTCACTCCGGTACGCTTCTCGACCGTGAGCGTCACCGAGGCGTCTTGATCCACCCGGGACAACGTGCTCTCTTCCTCGAAACCGTACTCGACGCGCGCGAGGTCGCGCACGTAGATCGGTTGTCCATCCCGGACCTCGAGGACGAAATCCTCGATCTCCTGCGGGTCTTCGACCTCGGCGGGCAGTCGCACCAGATACTTCAGCCCCCCGACCTCCACCTCGCCCCCGGGAACGTTGAGATTCTCGCGCGCGACCGAGACGACCACGTCGGAGAGGCTCAGCTCGTAGAAGTCGAGCCGCCTCGGATCGACGTAGACGTGCACTTCGCGGTTCTTTCCACCAATGATCTGAACGCGATTGACGCCCGGGATCGCCTCGAGGTCGTCTTTCAGGTCCTTGGCGATGTCGGTGAGACGCACCAGCCCGACCTGGCCCGAAAGGCCCACGATCAGGATCGGGATCTGCGAAACATCCACGTCCTGGATGCGCGGGTCCTCGGCTTCGGGAGGAAGGTCCGGTTTCGCTAAGTCCACCTTCTCCCGCACTTTCTGAATCGCAGTATCGATATCGACCTCGGGATTGAACTCGACCTGAATCGTCGAGATCCCCTCGGCGCTCGTGGAACGGATCTCCTTGATGCCCGAGATCGCCTTGATCTCGGTTTCGATCGGCCGGGTGATCAAGGTCTCGATGTCCGCCGGGCTGACGCCGGGGTAGACCGTATAGACGAAAATGAGAGGGATCTGGACCTCGGGGAAGGACTCACGGGGGAGCGAAACGTACGAGGTCACTCCGGCGACGGCAATGAGGACGGTCAGGACGTAGACCGTCAACCGATGGTGGATGCTGTAATCGGTCAATCGCATCAGAGCTCGCCCCCGTCCACGACCCGGACTCTCTGACCGTCGATGAGATTACGGTGGCCTCTTACGATGAGCTCTTCGCCCACCGACAGTCCTTCGACAACGACGATCTTCCCCGATTCGCTCGGGCCCGTCGTGACCGGACGTTCGCGGGCGCGCTCGCCATCCAACACGAAAGCCACGCTACCCTCGTCCCGCTCGAGAACGGCGTCGCGGGGGACGACGATCGCTTCCTCGAAGACACGGCGGACGAGAGACAGGCGCACGATCATGCCCGGCCTGAGCTCCGCGGTCTTGTTGTCGACCTCGACCTCGATGGGGAAGGTTCGATTCTGCCCCGTTGCTGCGGGCCCGAGGAAGAAAATCCGCCCCCGGAACTCGCGAGCAGGATAGGCGTCGATCTCGATCGCGGCGCCGCTTCCGCTGGAGAAATAGACGATATCGTTCTCGGGAATGCCAGCGACGGCCTTGAGCTTGTCGACCTGGTGTAAGACGGTGATACGGGAGCCGGGAGCGATGACTTCGCCCGGCTCGACTTCACGACTCACGGCGACACCGGACACCGGCGCTCGAATGATCGAGCGCTCGACTCGAAGCTTCGCCTGGGCGACCCGCGCCTCGGCGCGCTTGAACAAGGAGGTCGCCTCGATGAGGTCCTGTCGCGGCACGGCCTGACGGCTGAAGAGCTCGGTCGTCTTGTTGAAATCGGCTTCGGCGGCCTGGAACTCGGCATCGGCTTCGGCCAGAGCGGC
It encodes the following:
- a CDS encoding efflux RND transporter periplasmic adaptor subunit: MTARHKVFVLALITAILSGCDEAPVEPVNVVPPEAPPINVHVTKLAASALEDRLHLAGRLEPWVEVEVSTELGGTVQQVEFEKGRRVREGQVLARVGTDLLDAALAEADAEFQAAEADFNKTTELFSRQAVPRQDLIEATSLFKRAEARVAQAKLRVERSIIRAPVSGVAVSREVEPGEVIAPGSRITVLHQVDKLKAVAGIPENDIVYFSSGSGAAIEIDAYPAREFRGRIFFLGPAATGQNRTFPIEVEVDNKTAELRPGMIVRLSLVRRVFEEAIVVPRDAVLERDEGSVAFVLDGERARERPVTTGPSESGKIVVVEGLSVGEELIVRGHRNLIDGQRVRVVDGGEL